In Cydia fagiglandana chromosome 16, ilCydFagi1.1, whole genome shotgun sequence, the following are encoded in one genomic region:
- the LOC134672327 gene encoding probable transmembrane reductase CYB561D1: MRPHSEERSSFIMCMNVINSITHWVLGAVAMIAITLAAIFPGSSHFIQHVYLCTIGYVVLMAQAILTFNPNNGWSRSMRYQDKKVIHWVMQIAGSLLAITGSIIRMVNLTNNFQSPHGILGLIAMLLTAISLVGGIIGLYTKTAAIKLLHACAGSLTLISAFICLCLGFDKSVFRGLFNDTVADLAIALTVIGLIGTLCSAANSNLNRVMKR; encoded by the exons atgcGTCCACACAGTGAAGAGCGGTCTAGTTTCATAATGTGCATGAATGTGATTAACTCAATAACTCATTGGGTGTTGGGTGCAGTCGCCATGATTGCCATCACCTTAGCCGCAATATTCCCTGGATCGTCACACTTCATTCAACATGTGTATCTTTGTACAATTGGG tacGTCGTCCTCATGGCTCAGGCCATCCTTACCTTCAACCCTAACAATGGCTGGTCGAGAAGCATGAGATATCAAGACAAGAAGGTCATCCACTGGGTGATGCAGATCGCCGGGTCGCTCTTAGCTATAACTGGCAGTATCATTCGAATGGTCAATCTCACGAATAATTTCCAAAGCCCACATGGAATTCTTG GCCTCATCGCAATGCTCCTCACTGCCATCAGTCTTGTTGGTGGCATCATCGGCCTCTATACCAAAACCGCCGCCATCAAGTTGCTACATGCCTGCGCAGGATCCTTGACTCTCATCTCAGCATTTATCTGCCTCTGCCTGGGCTTTGACAAATCAGTGTTTAGGGGCCTTTTCAACGATACCGTAGCTGATTTAGCCATCGCCTTAACAGTTATCGGTTTAATAGGCACTTTATGCTCTGCGGCTAACTCTAATCTGAATAGAGTTATGAAACGATAG